One segment of Streptomyces sp. NBC_00576 DNA contains the following:
- a CDS encoding FHA domain-containing protein: MPTCPNGHQSGSDDWCEVCGHRMAGAVPPPPPPPPAPGYGYPPPGSATGAPGGRSHLSAVPDAAQELCPQCRTPREGGAPFCEECRWNFLTNTATSYTPAAPRPQAPGPGQGYGAGPGGQGPGQRFQPPPPGPSYGGGDGYDYQSSRPSQMNRPAEPIPPFGGDPSRPVPPPPGPTPGMPGGPGGTSAGGPQGYPPGGPGGSQGYPPPGPPVTSGGPQGYQPPGDPGGPGGAPQTYQPSGSPFPPAFPQETGRHGGSQPGGGFGGADDDWVISPPAGGPSGPSAPQQGGGYGYPQPGMTQAPPAHGGGYGQQQPLTWSATIGPDREYFMAMMQRSGPEAAGLNLPAYSPEQQRALTGNQITIGRRRHSTGESPDIDLAVPPEDPGVSHQHAVLVQQPDGSWAVVDQNSTNGTTVNNSEEPIQPFVPVPLQDGDRVHVGAWTTITIRRG; the protein is encoded by the coding sequence ATGCCGACCTGCCCGAACGGACACCAGTCGGGTTCCGACGACTGGTGCGAGGTCTGCGGTCACCGCATGGCCGGTGCCGTGCCCCCGCCCCCGCCGCCACCCCCGGCGCCCGGTTACGGCTATCCGCCGCCCGGTTCCGCCACCGGAGCGCCCGGCGGCCGCTCGCATCTGTCCGCCGTGCCGGACGCCGCACAGGAGCTGTGCCCGCAGTGCCGCACCCCGCGTGAGGGGGGCGCTCCGTTCTGTGAGGAGTGCCGGTGGAACTTCCTGACGAACACGGCGACCTCGTACACCCCGGCCGCCCCGCGCCCGCAGGCGCCGGGACCGGGCCAGGGATACGGCGCGGGACCCGGTGGCCAGGGCCCCGGCCAGCGCTTCCAGCCTCCGCCGCCCGGCCCGTCCTACGGCGGCGGTGACGGTTACGACTATCAGAGCTCGCGCCCGTCGCAGATGAACCGCCCCGCCGAGCCGATCCCGCCCTTCGGCGGCGACCCGTCGCGCCCGGTCCCCCCGCCGCCGGGTCCCACCCCCGGTATGCCCGGCGGTCCCGGCGGTACGTCCGCCGGCGGGCCGCAGGGTTACCCGCCCGGCGGGCCCGGCGGATCGCAGGGTTACCCGCCGCCCGGTCCCCCCGTCACCTCCGGCGGGCCCCAGGGGTACCAGCCGCCAGGAGACCCTGGAGGGCCCGGTGGCGCACCGCAGACGTACCAGCCGTCCGGTTCGCCCTTCCCGCCCGCGTTCCCGCAGGAGACGGGCCGGCACGGTGGCTCGCAGCCCGGCGGCGGCTTCGGCGGCGCTGACGACGACTGGGTGATCTCCCCGCCGGCCGGCGGCCCGAGCGGACCGTCGGCCCCACAGCAGGGCGGCGGCTACGGCTATCCGCAGCCCGGCATGACGCAGGCCCCGCCCGCACACGGCGGCGGCTACGGCCAGCAGCAGCCGCTGACCTGGTCCGCGACGATCGGCCCGGACCGTGAGTACTTCATGGCGATGATGCAGCGCTCCGGCCCCGAGGCCGCGGGCCTGAACCTGCCCGCGTACTCACCGGAGCAGCAGCGCGCCCTCACCGGCAACCAGATCACGATCGGGCGCCGCCGCCACTCCACGGGCGAGTCCCCCGACATCGACCTGGCGGTCCCGCCGGAGGACCCGGGCGTCTCGCACCAGCACGCCGTGCTGGTCCAGCAGCCCGACGGCAGCTGGGCGGTCGTCGACCAGAACTCGACGAACGGTACGACGGTCAACAACTCCGAGGAGCCCATCCAGCCCTTCGTCCCCGTACCGCTCCAGGACGGCGACCGGGTGCACGTGGGCGCGTGGACGACGATCACGATCCGCCGGGGATAA
- a CDS encoding CHASE3 domain-containing protein produces MGEVTVTSTSSAAPPTPGSPDGPGQSGASGLSAASGLPAIPSQAGRGSAPGVPQPPRRTAFAEGVDQLRAAATTEPGRLRIIGALLAVLVVAFGAVTAWQMTDRSSAADDVLHNSQPLSSAAADIYSSLADANTAASSGFLAGGDETATSRDRYQQDIRNAAGKLSDAATNSEPGSPSAARIAELNKLLSEYTGYIERARANNRLGFPVGGSYLRLANDTMQKQMLPQAEKLYARENERLASDYADATSYPWAAIGLGVAVLGALVWAQRRNYQRTNRVLNHGLVAATATATIVLLWLVAGQSFARSGLNDSYDHGILSLNVLHDARIASLKARGNENLTLVARGAETTKLADGEVVDTYDNSFQVDMTALGKGLTEAERIADDRTGKEPVTTAVSGMEEWEKRHKEAQAAYEKGDFQQALARVIGDKSDKPTGECFDSVDKALKTAIVHEQTEFQQAAGDGRDAMTGLPVGAAALAVLGAAGAVLGIGRRLSEYR; encoded by the coding sequence ATGGGGGAGGTCACAGTGACATCTACGAGCAGTGCGGCACCACCGACGCCGGGCTCGCCGGACGGCCCCGGCCAGTCCGGTGCGTCCGGTCTGTCCGCCGCCTCGGGCCTGCCCGCCATCCCGTCGCAGGCAGGCAGGGGTTCCGCTCCCGGCGTTCCCCAGCCCCCGCGCCGCACCGCGTTCGCCGAGGGCGTCGACCAGTTGCGCGCCGCCGCGACCACCGAGCCCGGGCGTCTGCGGATCATCGGCGCCCTGCTCGCGGTGCTCGTGGTCGCGTTCGGTGCCGTCACCGCCTGGCAGATGACCGACCGTTCGTCGGCCGCGGACGACGTGCTGCACAACAGCCAGCCCCTCAGCTCCGCCGCCGCGGACATCTACAGCTCCCTCGCGGACGCCAACACCGCCGCCTCCAGCGGTTTCCTGGCCGGCGGTGACGAGACGGCGACCTCCCGCGACCGCTACCAGCAGGACATCCGCAACGCCGCCGGCAAGCTGTCCGACGCCGCGACCAACTCCGAGCCGGGCTCCCCGTCCGCCGCGAGGATCGCCGAGCTCAACAAGCTGCTGTCGGAGTACACGGGCTACATCGAGCGGGCCCGCGCCAACAACCGGCTGGGCTTCCCGGTCGGCGGCTCGTATCTGCGGCTGGCGAACGACACGATGCAGAAGCAGATGCTCCCGCAGGCGGAGAAGCTGTACGCCAGGGAGAACGAGCGGCTGGCCTCCGACTACGCGGACGCGACCTCGTACCCGTGGGCGGCGATCGGGCTCGGCGTCGCCGTGCTCGGCGCCCTGGTCTGGGCCCAGCGGCGCAACTACCAGCGTACGAACCGGGTGCTGAACCACGGTCTGGTCGCGGCGACGGCCACCGCGACGATCGTCCTGCTGTGGCTGGTCGCCGGGCAGAGCTTCGCCCGCTCGGGCCTCAACGACTCCTACGACCACGGCATCCTCTCGCTGAACGTGCTGCACGACGCCCGGATCGCCTCCCTCAAGGCGCGCGGCAACGAGAACCTGACGCTGGTGGCGCGCGGCGCGGAGACGACCAAACTGGCCGACGGCGAGGTCGTCGACACGTACGACAACAGCTTCCAGGTGGACATGACCGCCCTCGGCAAGGGACTGACCGAGGCCGAGCGGATCGCCGACGACCGGACGGGCAAGGAGCCGGTCACGACGGCCGTCAGCGGCATGGAGGAGTGGGAGAAGCGCCACAAGGAGGCGCAGGCGGCGTACGAAAAGGGTGACTTCCAGCAGGCGCTCGCCCGCGTCATAGGCGACAAGAGCGACAAGCCGACCGGCGAGTGCTTCGACAGCGTCGACAAGGCGCTGAAGACGGCGATCGTGCATGAGCAGACGGAGTTCCAGCAGGCGGCCGGCGACGGCCGGGACGCGATGACCGGCCTCCCGGTGGGCGCCGCGGCCCTCGCCGTGCTGGGGGCGGCGGGCGCGGTCCTCGGCATCGGGCGCAGGCTGTCGGAGTACCGCTGA
- a CDS encoding serine/threonine-protein kinase: protein MTETEQQKCQRPDCEGSYEDMGGGELYCDMCGLAPVVSTGGMAGASSSSSRASALSARTSRTSRSSQSRRSVSGRLSRSLSGKSTGRSVSVRSSGSAAGSTGRGRLGAGLVEVPGVPRPDPRAMVLENPEVPERKRYCSRSDCGAPVGRARGEGRPGRTEGFCTKCGHPYSFVPKLHTGDIVRGQYEVVGCLAHGGLGWVYLAVDRAVSDRWVVLKGLLDTGDQDAMAAAISERRFLAEIEHSNIVRIYNFVEHLDQRTGSLDGYIVMEYVGGKSLKEIANDRRTPTGKRDPLPVEQACAYGIEALEALGHLHSRNLLYCDFKVDNAIQTEDQLKLIDMGAVRRMDDDESAIYGTVGYQAPEVAEVGPSVASDLYTVARTLAVMTFDFQGYTNVFVDSLPDPDHIEVFRQYESFYRLLVRATDPDPARRFASAQEMSEQLTGVLREVVSLQTGRARPALSTLFGPEVKVTDSELFGVLDGEVSRLGARVATPRKKSAASAALAPGGPTRALPGAPRLVKAIDAGAAALALPVPRVDPTDPNAGFLAGLLASAAGELIAALAVVPAQSTETRLREVRARLENGDAATAQESLVRLEEERPDDWRVVWYRGVAALVTGDHEGAALSFDAIYDAFPGESPPKLALGLCAEVLGQLDNAAEYYRLVWTTDPSYVSAAFGLARVQLAAGDRRSAVKTLESVPEASIHYTAARVAAVRARLRHRTAVAVDAPFLDDLIASAGQVEALAGYGLDAVRREQLSAEVLGCALDWILSQSQGSAPPAVGGRVLLGSDLDERGLRFGLERSYRTLARLAQGGEERIDLVERANRYRPRTWV from the coding sequence ATGACCGAGACCGAACAGCAGAAGTGCCAGCGTCCCGACTGCGAGGGCAGTTACGAGGACATGGGCGGCGGCGAACTGTACTGCGACATGTGCGGACTCGCGCCGGTCGTGTCGACCGGCGGCATGGCCGGTGCGTCCTCGTCGAGTTCCCGCGCGTCCGCCCTTTCCGCCCGTACCTCGCGCACGTCCCGTTCCTCGCAGTCCCGCCGCTCGGTCTCCGGCCGGCTGTCGCGGTCCCTGTCGGGGAAGTCGACGGGCCGTTCGGTGTCGGTGCGCAGTTCGGGTTCGGCCGCCGGGTCCACCGGGCGCGGCCGGCTCGGCGCGGGCCTGGTCGAGGTGCCGGGCGTGCCGCGGCCCGACCCGCGCGCGATGGTGCTGGAGAACCCGGAGGTGCCCGAGCGCAAGCGGTACTGCTCGCGCTCCGACTGCGGGGCGCCCGTGGGGCGGGCGCGCGGCGAGGGCCGGCCGGGGCGTACGGAGGGGTTCTGCACGAAGTGCGGCCACCCGTACTCGTTCGTGCCGAAGCTGCACACCGGTGACATCGTGCGCGGCCAGTACGAGGTGGTGGGCTGTCTGGCGCACGGCGGCCTCGGCTGGGTCTACCTCGCCGTGGACCGGGCCGTCTCCGACCGTTGGGTGGTCCTCAAGGGCCTGCTGGACACCGGGGACCAGGACGCGATGGCCGCCGCGATCTCCGAGCGGCGCTTCCTCGCGGAGATCGAGCACTCCAACATCGTGCGGATCTACAACTTCGTGGAGCACCTCGACCAGCGCACAGGCTCCCTCGACGGCTACATCGTCATGGAGTACGTCGGTGGCAAGTCGCTGAAGGAGATCGCCAACGACCGCCGCACCCCGACCGGCAAGCGGGACCCGCTGCCGGTCGAGCAGGCGTGCGCGTACGGCATCGAGGCGCTCGAAGCCCTCGGTCATCTGCACAGCCGCAACCTCCTGTACTGCGACTTCAAGGTCGACAACGCGATCCAGACCGAGGACCAGCTGAAGCTGATCGACATGGGCGCGGTCCGCAGAATGGACGACGACGAGTCGGCCATCTACGGCACGGTCGGCTACCAGGCGCCGGAGGTCGCGGAGGTCGGCCCGTCGGTGGCGTCCGACCTGTACACGGTCGCGCGCACGCTCGCCGTCATGACGTTCGACTTCCAGGGCTACACGAACGTGTTCGTGGACTCCCTGCCCGACCCCGACCACATCGAGGTCTTCCGCCAGTACGAGTCGTTCTACCGGCTCCTGGTCCGCGCCACCGACCCCGACCCGGCCCGCCGGTTCGCGTCCGCGCAGGAGATGTCCGAGCAGCTGACGGGCGTGCTGCGCGAGGTCGTGTCGCTCCAGACGGGGCGGGCCCGGCCCGCGCTGTCCACGCTGTTCGGGCCGGAAGTGAAGGTCACGGACTCGGAGTTGTTCGGCGTGCTGGACGGTGAGGTGTCGCGGCTGGGGGCACGCGTGGCGACGCCCCGGAAGAAGTCCGCGGCGTCGGCCGCTCTTGCCCCCGGTGGCCCCACCAGAGCGCTCCCCGGCGCCCCGCGCCTCGTCAAGGCCATCGACGCCGGTGCCGCCGCCCTCGCGCTGCCCGTGCCCCGCGTCGACCCGACCGACCCCAACGCGGGCTTCCTGGCGGGGCTGTTGGCGTCGGCGGCCGGGGAGCTGATCGCCGCCCTCGCGGTGGTGCCGGCCCAGTCGACGGAGACACGGCTGCGGGAGGTGCGGGCCCGGTTGGAGAACGGGGACGCCGCGACCGCCCAGGAGTCGCTGGTCAGGCTGGAGGAGGAGCGGCCCGACGACTGGCGGGTGGTCTGGTACCGGGGCGTGGCAGCGCTGGTGACGGGCGATCACGAGGGCGCCGCGCTGTCGTTCGACGCGATCTACGACGCTTTCCCCGGCGAGAGTCCGCCCAAGCTGGCCCTCGGGCTGTGCGCGGAGGTCCTCGGGCAGCTCGACAACGCCGCCGAGTACTACCGGCTGGTGTGGACGACCGACCCGAGCTATGTGAGCGCCGCGTTCGGCCTGGCCCGCGTCCAGTTGGCGGCGGGCGACCGCCGTAGCGCCGTGAAGACACTGGAGTCGGTCCCGGAGGCGTCCATCCACTACACGGCTGCCCGTGTGGCCGCCGTACGGGCGCGACTGCGGCACCGGACGGCCGTGGCCGTCGACGCGCCGTTCCTGGACGATCTGATCGCTTCCGCCGGGCAGGTGGAGGCGCTCGCCGGATACGGCCTGGACGCGGTCCGGCGGGAGCAGCTGTCGGCGGAAGTTCTCGGCTGCGCGCTGGACTGGATACTCTCCCAGAGCCAGGGTTCCGCCCCTCCTGCCGTCGGGGGGCGGGTGCTGCTCGGCAGTGACCTGGACGAGCGTGGTCTGCGCTTCGGGCTTGAGCGCTCGTACCGGACGCTGGCCAGGCTCGCGCAGGGCGGCGAGGAGAGGATCGACCTGGTGGAACGCGCCAACCGTTACCGCCCCCGGACGTGGGTGTAG
- a CDS encoding globin translates to MKEIPRGTLQEQTFYEQVGGEETFRRLVHRFYEGVAEDPLLRPMYPEEDLGPAEERFTLFLIQYWGGPTTYSENRGHPRLRMRHAPFAVDRAAHDAWLKHMHVAVEKLGLSEEHERTLWNYLTYAAASMVNTEG, encoded by the coding sequence GTGAAAGAGATTCCGCGCGGCACGCTTCAGGAGCAGACCTTCTACGAGCAGGTCGGCGGCGAGGAGACCTTCCGGCGCCTCGTGCACCGGTTCTACGAGGGTGTCGCCGAGGACCCGCTGCTGCGGCCCATGTATCCGGAGGAGGACCTGGGCCCGGCCGAGGAGCGGTTCACGCTGTTCCTGATCCAGTACTGGGGCGGCCCCACGACGTACAGCGAGAACCGCGGCCACCCCCGGCTGCGGATGCGCCACGCCCCCTTCGCCGTCGACCGGGCCGCGCACGACGCGTGGCTGAAGCACATGCACGTCGCCGTCGAGAAGCTCGGCCTCTCCGAGGAGCACGAGCGGACGCTGTGGAACTACCTGACGTACGCGGCGGCCTCGATGGTGAACACGGAGGGCTGA
- a CDS encoding vWA domain-containing protein has product MANFSKSNVPQFSVDVYQNEYLPDGGREVSAIVTVTATGGGTVGTSVASPHLYSPGQGPDAAVAIMVDCSGSMDYPPTKMRGAREATAAAIDAVRDGVHFTVIGGTHVAKEVYPGGGRLAVADATTREQAKQALRRLSAGGGTAIGTWLRLADRLLSSSEVAIRHGILLTDGRNEHESPEDLKAALDSCAGRFTCDARGVGTDWEVKEVTAIASALLGTADIVADPAGLAADFTQMMETAMGKEVADVALRLWTPVGTEIKFVKQVAPTVAELTDRRTEAGPRAGDYPTGSWGDESRDYHVCVEVPSAGLGQEMLAARVSLVIPQPDGSAQNLGAQGLVRAVWTDDMAASTSINPQVAHYTGQAELAQVIQQGLDARKAGDVDGATAKLGRAVQLASASGNADTAKLLAKVVDVVDAAAGTVRLKAKVEEADEMTLETRSTKTVRVKK; this is encoded by the coding sequence ATGGCCAATTTCTCGAAGTCGAACGTGCCGCAGTTCTCGGTCGACGTCTACCAGAACGAGTACCTGCCCGACGGCGGCCGCGAGGTCAGCGCGATCGTGACGGTCACCGCCACCGGCGGCGGCACGGTCGGCACGTCCGTCGCATCACCCCACCTCTACTCACCGGGCCAGGGTCCGGACGCGGCCGTGGCGATCATGGTCGACTGCTCCGGCTCGATGGACTACCCGCCGACCAAGATGCGGGGCGCCCGGGAGGCGACGGCCGCCGCGATCGACGCCGTGCGCGACGGTGTGCACTTCACGGTGATCGGCGGCACGCACGTCGCCAAGGAGGTCTATCCGGGCGGCGGGCGGCTCGCGGTCGCCGACGCGACCACCCGCGAGCAGGCCAAACAGGCGCTGCGCCGGCTGAGCGCGGGCGGCGGCACGGCCATCGGCACCTGGCTGCGGCTCGCCGACCGGCTGCTGTCCTCGTCCGAGGTCGCCATCCGGCACGGCATCCTGCTCACCGACGGCCGCAACGAGCACGAGTCGCCGGAGGACCTGAAGGCCGCACTGGACTCCTGCGCCGGCCGCTTCACCTGCGACGCACGAGGTGTGGGCACCGACTGGGAGGTCAAGGAGGTCACCGCGATCGCCTCCGCGCTGCTGGGCACCGCCGACATCGTCGCCGACCCGGCCGGCCTCGCCGCCGACTTCACGCAGATGATGGAGACGGCCATGGGCAAGGAGGTCGCGGACGTCGCCCTCAGGCTGTGGACCCCGGTCGGCACGGAGATCAAGTTCGTCAAGCAGGTGGCGCCCACCGTCGCGGAGTTGACCGACCGCCGCACGGAGGCAGGCCCGCGCGCCGGCGACTACCCCACCGGTTCCTGGGGGGACGAGTCGCGTGACTACCACGTGTGCGTCGAGGTGCCCTCCGCCGGCCTGGGCCAGGAGATGCTTGCCGCCCGCGTCTCCCTGGTGATCCCGCAGCCCGACGGCAGCGCCCAGAACCTCGGCGCGCAGGGCCTCGTACGGGCCGTGTGGACCGACGACATGGCGGCCTCGACGTCGATCAACCCACAGGTCGCGCACTACACAGGTCAGGCCGAACTGGCACAGGTCATCCAGCAGGGTCTCGATGCCCGCAAAGCGGGTGATGTCGACGGGGCAACGGCCAAGCTGGGACGGGCCGTTCAGCTCGCCAGCGCCTCCGGAAACGCGGATACTGCGAAACTGCTTGCGAAGGTGGTGGACGTGGTCGACGCCGCGGCAGGTACTGTGCGACTGAAGGCGAAGGTCGAAGAGGCCGACGAGATGACACTCGAAACACGGTCCACAAAGACTGTTCGTGTAAAGAAGTAA
- a CDS encoding PP2C family serine/threonine-protein phosphatase codes for MMSQMPQPPQPPQPTALSRCPSCEEPLDSGDRFCGACGYDLSAVPPRPGDSPTLTLSGALAAAPHPPPEAASVDWPLAPETSSSGTPAPVHLATDLHGTDSGETPLVPAPGLPPVSEPPLTGSPVSPATGVRFDRAAGGEPDEYPLQAPAPRPAETSTPPAGTKVCVACRAGRVDHDGYCENCGHAQPRERDHMEDEVGPLAAVTDRGLRHHRNEDAYAISHTTLPNRTPALVAIVCDGVSSATRPDEASLAASRAAGDSLMAALPQGTHPQQAMHDAILAASHAVNALADEPAGAREHAPHQNSPACTLVGSIVTPTLLVVGWVGDSRVYWVPLDRSTAPARLTEDDSWAAQMVAAGLMNEAEAYADERAHAITGWLGADAYELEPHTASFKPDRPGVVVVCTDGLWNYAEAADELAEVLPPDAASRPLHAARVLVGHALDGGGHDNVTVAVVPFPAPSQGAGSA; via the coding sequence TTGATGTCCCAGATGCCCCAGCCACCCCAGCCGCCCCAGCCGACGGCCCTGTCCCGGTGCCCGAGCTGCGAGGAGCCGCTCGATTCGGGCGACCGGTTCTGCGGCGCGTGCGGGTACGACCTGTCGGCCGTGCCCCCACGCCCCGGTGACTCCCCCACGCTCACTCTGAGCGGCGCCCTCGCAGCCGCGCCGCACCCGCCTCCGGAGGCCGCTTCCGTGGACTGGCCCCTAGCGCCCGAGACCAGCAGCTCCGGCACCCCGGCGCCGGTGCACCTGGCGACCGATCTCCACGGCACCGACTCGGGCGAGACCCCGCTGGTGCCGGCTCCCGGCCTGCCGCCGGTGTCCGAGCCGCCGCTCACGGGCTCGCCGGTCTCCCCGGCCACCGGCGTGCGGTTCGACCGGGCCGCGGGCGGTGAGCCCGACGAGTACCCGCTGCAGGCGCCCGCCCCGCGCCCGGCCGAGACCTCTACGCCCCCGGCCGGCACCAAGGTGTGCGTGGCCTGCCGGGCGGGCCGGGTCGACCACGACGGCTACTGCGAGAACTGCGGGCACGCCCAGCCGCGCGAGCGCGACCACATGGAGGACGAGGTCGGCCCGCTCGCCGCGGTCACCGACCGGGGCCTGCGCCACCACCGCAACGAGGACGCGTACGCGATCTCCCACACCACACTGCCCAACCGCACACCCGCGCTGGTCGCGATCGTCTGCGACGGCGTCTCCTCGGCGACCCGCCCCGACGAGGCCTCGCTCGCCGCGTCCCGGGCCGCCGGCGACTCGCTGATGGCGGCCCTGCCCCAGGGCACCCACCCCCAGCAGGCGATGCACGACGCGATCCTCGCCGCCTCGCACGCCGTGAACGCGCTGGCGGACGAGCCCGCCGGCGCCCGCGAGCACGCCCCGCACCAGAACTCCCCGGCCTGCACCCTGGTCGGCTCCATCGTCACCCCGACCCTGCTTGTCGTCGGCTGGGTCGGCGACAGCCGCGTCTACTGGGTCCCGCTGGACCGCTCAACCGCCCCGGCCCGCCTCACCGAGGACGACTCGTGGGCCGCGCAGATGGTCGCCGCGGGCCTGATGAACGAGGCGGAGGCGTACGCCGACGAGCGCGCCCACGCCATCACGGGCTGGCTCGGCGCGGACGCGTACGAACTGGAGCCGCACACCGCTTCCTTCAAACCGGACCGGCCAGGTGTGGTGGTGGTGTGCACGGACGGGCTGTGGAACTACGCGGAGGCGGCGGACGAACTCGCCGAGGTTCTCCCGCCGGACGCCGCGTCGCGCCCGCTGCACGCCGCCCGGGTCCTGGTGGGCCACGCCCTGGACGGCGGGGGCCACGACAACGTAACAGTGGCCGTCGTGCCGTTCCCCGCCCCGTCGCAGGGGGCAGGATCGGCCTGA
- a CDS encoding glutamate ABC transporter substrate-binding protein, with amino-acid sequence MNAQRLPRSLRTGLQVLRAGLRTLRAGLRGWGGVGAMAAVCALAVAFALLLPRTQSHGAGGTETGGQGVAEGIQATAAAECRNPQDQSPFPSSSDGKTIEAIKARKDPRLIVGVDQNSYRWGYRDPNGGRSAELEGFDIDLVHRIAKDILGDEDAVQFKAIPTNQRIPAIKDGRVDMIVRTMTINCDRLKEVAFSAPYFLTGQQVLAPKSSTIKGYDKTLDDKRICSAAGSTALEKLKADQAAKKAGIASADIETVVPSQLDCLVRLQLGQVDAVVTDGALAASQAAQDPTVELKGDTFTTDYYGVAVKKGANDLAARVNRILEQYRQDGGWQKSYDKWLSPTLGSDSESAKPPVPHYK; translated from the coding sequence ATGAACGCACAACGGCTTCCGCGGAGTCTGCGCACCGGTCTCCAGGTCCTGCGGGCCGGTCTTCGGACCCTGCGGGCCGGACTGCGGGGCTGGGGCGGTGTGGGGGCGATGGCAGCCGTCTGCGCCCTCGCGGTGGCCTTCGCGCTGCTGCTGCCGCGGACGCAGTCGCACGGCGCCGGCGGTACGGAGACGGGCGGGCAGGGTGTCGCCGAGGGCATTCAGGCGACGGCCGCGGCGGAGTGCAGGAACCCGCAGGACCAGAGCCCGTTCCCATCCTCGTCGGACGGGAAGACGATCGAGGCGATCAAGGCCCGTAAGGACCCGCGGCTGATCGTCGGCGTCGACCAGAACAGCTACCGCTGGGGCTACCGCGATCCGAACGGTGGCAGGTCGGCGGAGCTGGAGGGCTTCGACATCGATCTGGTCCACCGGATCGCGAAGGACATCCTCGGCGACGAGGACGCGGTCCAGTTCAAGGCCATCCCGACCAACCAGCGCATCCCGGCCATCAAGGACGGCCGCGTCGACATGATCGTCCGCACGATGACGATCAACTGTGACCGTCTGAAGGAAGTGGCGTTCTCCGCCCCGTACTTCCTCACCGGCCAGCAGGTCCTCGCCCCCAAGAGCTCCACGATCAAGGGGTACGACAAGACGCTCGACGACAAGCGGATCTGCTCGGCGGCGGGCTCCACGGCGCTCGAGAAGCTGAAGGCGGACCAGGCCGCGAAGAAGGCCGGGATCGCCTCCGCCGACATCGAGACGGTCGTCCCCAGCCAGCTCGACTGCCTCGTCCGCCTCCAACTCGGCCAGGTGGACGCCGTGGTGACCGACGGCGCGCTCGCCGCGAGCCAGGCGGCACAGGACCCGACGGTGGAACTGAAGGGCGACACGTTCACCACCGACTACTACGGCGTGGCGGTGAAGAAGGGTGCGAACGACCTGGCGGCACGGGTCAATCGCATACTGGAGCAGTACCGCCAGGACGGCGGCTGGCAGAAGTCGTACGACAAGTGGCTGTCGCCGACACTCGGCAGCGACTCGGAGTCGGCGAAGCCGCCGGTGCCCCACTACAAGTGA
- a CDS encoding methyltransferase domain-containing protein, translating into MSARAVHEGRDDLGDLDDLALSARAELVRVIEASGAWGGDPVWREAFEAVPRHLFVPYYYAGAVSGRQRLWGESPDRLTRERWLRGVYADVPLATRVRDGELVSSSSQPSLMAMMLAELAVEDGHNVLEIGAGTGYNAALLAHRLGDALVTTVDLDPEITESARRHLAAAGHRPVVVTGDGARGVPERGPFDRIIATCTLSSVPRAWIAQCRPGARILTPFATGLAALTVRDAEHAEGRFLHASAYFVPLRGESRPEPEIPHLGALPARTREHELLRFLLALTQGSLDPQEAYALWEREGRPVRERYGITVSGDREWAWLDEPTGPYAWPLPTT; encoded by the coding sequence ATGAGCGCGCGCGCTGTCCACGAGGGCAGGGACGACCTCGGCGACCTCGACGACCTCGCCCTCTCGGCGCGGGCCGAGCTCGTGCGTGTGATCGAGGCCAGTGGGGCCTGGGGCGGCGACCCGGTCTGGCGGGAGGCGTTCGAGGCGGTGCCCCGGCATCTGTTCGTGCCGTACTACTACGCCGGTGCCGTGAGCGGTCGGCAGCGGCTGTGGGGTGAGAGTCCCGACCGGCTCACGCGTGAGCGCTGGTTGCGCGGCGTGTACGCGGACGTGCCGCTCGCGACCCGGGTGCGCGACGGCGAGCTGGTCTCCTCCAGCAGTCAGCCCTCCCTCATGGCCATGATGCTCGCCGAGCTGGCGGTCGAGGACGGGCACAACGTCCTGGAGATCGGCGCCGGTACGGGGTACAACGCGGCGCTGCTCGCGCACCGTCTCGGCGACGCCCTCGTCACGACGGTGGATCTGGACCCGGAGATCACCGAGTCGGCCCGCCGGCACCTGGCCGCCGCCGGACACCGTCCGGTCGTCGTCACCGGCGACGGCGCCCGCGGGGTGCCCGAACGCGGCCCCTTCGACCGGATCATCGCGACCTGCACGCTCAGCTCGGTGCCGCGCGCCTGGATCGCCCAGTGCCGCCCCGGAGCCCGCATCCTGACGCCGTTCGCCACCGGCCTGGCCGCCCTCACGGTCCGCGACGCCGAGCACGCCGAGGGCCGCTTCCTGCACGCGTCCGCCTACTTCGTGCCGTTGCGGGGGGAGAGCAGGCCGGAGCCGGAGATCCCGCACCTGGGCGCGCTCCCGGCCCGGACTCGAGAGCACGAGCTGCTCAGGTTCCTGCTGGCCCTGACCCAGGGCAGCCTGGACCCGCAGGAGGCGTACGCGCTGTGGGAGCGGGAGGGCCGGCCGGTGCGGGAGCGGTACGGGATCACCGTCAGCGGCGACCGGGAGTGGGCCTGGCTCGACGAACCCACGGGTCCGTATGCCTGGCCCCTCCCCACGACCTGA